The Lates calcarifer isolate ASB-BC8 linkage group LG6, TLL_Latcal_v3, whole genome shotgun sequence genome includes a region encoding these proteins:
- the spata2 gene encoding spermatogenesis-associated protein 2 translates to MDAKLKEDLFRRYVTALERRLEEGGECTGTGTAPEGDKSRHKDSEALLSTATALLGAYQPDPAQRFRMVRFYEVVENSLRCQRGGNLKSLERAFHTLETICTNLLLFPWKKEFRCIKTFTGPYVYHLQSAIPDAELRSLMRTIGYACDHDSQFHLQEHPGGANHFRQLAFELFLAQAECRLLGEVVALARGSASELEALELRRGCRDDAAGCAEALRRRDSLGADMARLSVRPLDIERPHAHHLRRGSRPSKSVDVTDGAGHWHAAVSKPVLKASLSLRKEPLFVDAEEDMKDEIIRPSTSASLFSVVAPPSYSPVADFFPIQSPPPADAYTSYHLSSLDEIDLYTERGGAGTGGRQTPSRPPSREPREARDGWLLKAHGSVKCQGCGLGCSTMASCQRCDMILCAACHDVDPSPCCGLQDYHPKSPRPLDGYIPVKEKLSVYSNTHSHSHLHPHPLTLTHSHSHPHPHPQMMEKPLMSTKLFPSKSVALTTPKGGSSERMSMGGSRCGFCNKPGASHTCVNCSKVSCDSCMGLYAKDMCTRKNPQHSFVPNHQLNFKSGTISHLVYR, encoded by the exons ATGGATGCCAAGTTAAAAGAGGACCTGTTTCGGAGGTATGTGACGGCACTAGAGAGGCgtctggaggagggaggggaatgCACAGGGACTGGAACTGCACCTGAAGGGGACAAAAGCAGACACAAGGACAGTGAGGCCCTACTCTCCACAGCCACAGCTCTGCTTGGGGCCTACCAGCCAGATCCAGCACAACGTTTCCGCATGGTGCGTTTCTATGAGGTGGTGGAGAACTCCCTCCGCTGCCAGAGAGGGGGAAACCTCAAGAGCTTGGAGAGAGCCTTCCACACCCTGGAAACCATCTGCACCAACCTCTTGCTCTTCCCTTGGAAGAAGGAGTTCAGATGTATAAAG ACCTTCACTGGCCCGTATGTGTACCATCTGCAGTCTGCCATTCCTGATGCTGAACTCCGATCTCTAATGCGCACCATTGGCTACGCCTGTGACCATGATTCGCAGTTCCATTTGCAGGAACACCCAGGAGGCGCAAATCATTTCCGCCAGTTGGCGTTCGAGCTCTTCTTGGCCCAGGCAGAGTGTCGTCTTCTGGGAGAGGTAGTGGCTCTGGCCCGTGGTTCAGCGTCAGAGCTGGAGGCCCTGGAACTCCGTAGAGGGTGCAGAGATGATGCAGCTGGCTGTGCTGAGGCACTCCGCAGGCGCGACAGCCTCGGGGCAGATATGGCTAGGCTGTCTGTGCGGCCACTGGATATAGAGAGGCCTCATGCACACCACCTGCGGAGAGGAAGCCGACCGTCTAAGTCTGTGGATGTTACAGATGGGGCTGGCCATTGGCACGCAGCTGTTAGCAAGCCTGTCTTGAAGGCCTCATTGAGCCTGAGGAAGGAGCCTCTGTTTGTGGATGCAGAGGAGGATATGAAGGATGAGATCATCAGGCCCAGCACCTCAGCgtctctcttctctgtggttgctCCACCTTCCTATAGCCCTGTTGCAGATTTCTTCCCAATTCAGTCACCTCCCCCGGCTGATGCTTACACGTCCTACCACCTGTCCTCTTTGGATGAGATTGACTTGTACACTGAGAGGGGTGGCGCTGGGACGGGAGGAAGGCAGACCCCCTCTCGACCTCCATCCAGAGAGCCTCGTGAGGCAAGGGATGGGTGGCTGCTCAAAGCTCACGGTAGTGTGAAGTGTCAGGGCTGTGGGCTGGGCTGCTCAACTATGGCTTCCTGCCAGAGGTGTGACATGATCCTCTGTGCTGCCTGTCATGATGTGGACCCCTCCCCTTGTTGTGGCCTCCAGGACTACCACCCCAAATCGCCACGACCCCTTGATGGATACATCCCCGTCAAGGAGAAGTTGTCTGTCTACTCCAATACTCACTCCCACTCCCATCTCCACCCCCATCCCCTCACACtgactcactcacactctcacccCCATCCTCACCCCCAGATGATGGAAAAACCCCTCATGTCCACTAAGCTGTTTCCAAGCAAGTCTGTTGCCTTGACGACGCCAAAGGGAGGCAGCAGTGAGCGAATGAGCATGGGGGGATCGCGGTGCGGGTTTTGCAACAAGCCAGGTGCATCACATACCTGTGTGAACTGCTCAAAGGTGTCATGTGACTCATGCATGGGCTTGTATGCAAAGGATATGTGCACGCGAAAGAATCCCCAGCACAGCTTTGTACCCAACCATCAGCTCAATTTCAAATCTGGCACCATATCTCACCTGGTGTACCGATGA